The nucleotide window ATGCGCCGGTCCGCTAAAGGCGGCGTCGATTAAAAAGGGGAAGCAAAATTCTTAACAACTGGCGTTTTTTATGCCTGCTTCTTTCGGCCGATTTTATAATAGGCTTTTGGGTTACCGTCAGGTGTTTGAACTTGCATTTTTACAAGAGATTGGCTATTTTTAACAAAAATAGTGGCAATGGCAATGAAAAGCCGATTTGCTTTTTTCTCATTTTCGATCCGTGGGCAATAGGTTCGTCAAAGACAATCGATTCGTAAACCGAACGCCCGCGCTATAGAGCCGGGCTTTTTTATTGAATAATTGTGAGGGAGAGATGGAAAAAATCAAATGCGCGGTTTTGGGCGCCACGGGAGTTGTCGGACAACATTTTTTACGCTTGTTGGTAGATCACCCTTATTTTGAGCTGACCGCGATTTGCGCGAGCGAGATGCGCACCGGACTGCCGCTGCGCTCGGCCAAAGAGCAGGTAGAGGGCGGCATTCCGGCGGCCTTTGCCGACATGGTTTTCGACCCGCTTGACGTTGATGCGCTTCTGGCCAAGGGTGTAAAGGTTGCTTTCTCCGCTTTGCCGGCGGAAACCGCCGATGAATTCGAGAAAAAAGCCGCCGAAAAGGGAATCTGCATCTTTTCCAATGCCGGATCGCATCGGATGGATCCGGATGTGCCGATACTCATTCCCGAAATCAACTATCAGCATTTACCCTTGGTGCGGCAGCAAAAAAGCAAAGGCTTCATCGTTACCAACGCCAATTGCACAACCACCGGTTTGACCATGGCGCTGCTGCCGATTATTCCCTTCGGTATCCGCAAGCTGGTGGTAGCCAGCTATCAAGCCATCTCCGGCGCCGGTTATCCAGGACTGCCTGCCTTGGATATTCTCGCCAACGTCATTCCTTACATCAAAAACGAAGAGCCGAAGGTGCGGCGCGAATGCGGCAAGATCTGCGGCAGGTATACCGGCACCGTCATCGAACCGGCGCCGTGGCAGGTTTACGCGCACTGTATTCGCGTGCAGACCGTCACCGGCCATCTCATCTCGGTGCATGCGGAATTGGAGCGGTCGGTGACGTATGACCAGGTCAAACAGGCGATCCTTTCCTATGCGCCTCCGGCAGAAGTCAAAGGTTTGCCCACGGCTCCAGAAAAACCGTTGATCTATCGCGAAGAAGAAGACCGGCCGCAGCCGCGCTGGGATGTCATGGCGGGAACGCCGAAACGCGCCGCCGGTATGGCCGTCTCTATCGGCCGGCTGGAGGTCGAGCAGAACGTCGTTCGCTTTGTCACGCTGTCCAATAACTTGGTGCGCGGAGCGGCCGGCGGCTCGGTCCTGAACGCTGAACTGGCTTACCGGCAGGAGTATTTGTCCTGATCGGCATTAACGAGCTCGCCCGCTCTGGGGCGGCGATTGCGATCATCGGCGGCTCGTCCTTTTTTCGGACGAGCCGTTTTTATTTTGACTGGGGGACTCGAGGCGACAAGAGGAGGCAGAGGATCAAGGAGGCGCACATTAATCTGAGGCGCTTGTCGGTGAAGGGAGAAGCTCAAATTCTATCGTAAAATGATGCTCGAAGAAAGCAGATCGTGCGAGTCAAATAAGAAAGACCGCACAAAAAATGGATTGTTGGGTTAAGAAGGTATGCGGCAACCTGAACCACCTTCCGGCCGTTTAGAGCAGAGTGTTAATTACGGGCAAAAGGCGCCGATGAGTCGACAGGGTTCGGTTGAAGGTCGACGAGGGAGTTGCCGCAACGGCCGATGCAGTTTGGGATTATGTCGGGATTTTATAAGGAATTCTGCCGGACGTAAAGCTGATACTTTCCGCAACGTGGGCACGCGTTGCCTCTTTATTTCCGCGATGCTCAGCTAATCCGCCGGCTCCTGCGCCGCCCCGAAAGACAGCTCCTCCATGCTGATCTGGATCGGAATGCCGAAGAAACGATAGAGATCCGTCAAAATAGCCCCGCCCGAATCGTCGGGAATCTTGGCCGTCAACGTCATTTCGGCAAATTCGCTCTTGACATAGTCGCTTCCGCCGCCCAGTTTGACCTTTTTCTGCTTGATGTTGAACGGCCTGATGCCGGCGGCCGGTAAAACGTACTCTTCACCGGTCAGCGGATCCAAAAAAGCGATGCGCACCAATCCACGCACCAAATTGTTGTAGAGCTCTCCCACTTGGCCGCTGTTGAGAATCTCGGCATCGACCTGAATCATCACTTGGCGAATGATTTCGTCTTCTTCTCCCTTTTCTTCGTGCGGCCAAAACTTTTTTATTCGGCAATTTTCCAGTCTGAGCATGTGTTTCATCCTTTCCCGTTACGGGTCAACTTAAGAAAAGATTAGGAGCTTTGCAATACTTTGCTGAGGATTTTATGAGTCCTGCGGTTTTGATCTATGACGGTGAATGCGGGCTGTGCCGCGAGGCAAAAGCATGGATCGAAAAGCATGATCCGGAACACAAAATCGAACTGCTGCCGTGTCAGTCTCCGGAGCGGAGCCGCCGTTTTCCCTTTATTGCCGAAAAAGCCTGCCTCGAGGCTGTTTGTCTGGTGGATGGCGACAATCGTGTCTTTTTCGGCATCGAAGCGATGGAGCAGATCGTCAGGTTGCTGATCGATCGTCGCGCCGCGGCGATTCTTGCGCTGCCCGTCGTTCGCTTTTTCAGCCGGCGCGTTTACAGCTGGATCGCCCGTCATCGTCTCAAGCTTTCGTGCCTTATCACCGAATCCCCGAAGTGACGAAAAAATAACCCTTGACAGTTGAGGCATAAATTAGTATACTTTTTCGGCTTTAATTGTCGGAGGTCTTTCCATGTTGATTCGCGTTTCGGTCATACGCGTTTCGCTGGATACGTCATCATCGGGAAGGTTTATCGTCATTCTAAAGGAAGACGATCGGAACCGGTGGCTGCCGATCGTTGTCGGCCAGCCCGAGGCGCAGGCGATTGCCATGCAGCTCGAAAACATCGAGCCGCCGAGACCTTTGACGCACGATCTGGTATGCAATCTGTTGTCTCTGCTCGACTGTCGCGTCGAGCGCGTCATCATCAACGATCTGCGCGACAACACGTTTTACGCCGTCATGAAGCTGGACGTCGACGGGGAAAAGAAAGAGCTGGACCTGCGGCCGAGCGACGCCATTGCCGTTGCTCTGCGCGTGCGTGCGCCCATTTATGTGGAAAGCGAATTGATGGATTTGGCCGGCATTTCGGAAAGCGATTTGGAAACCCGTGAAGAAGTGCGGGAATCCCGTCACGAGAATCCCTTGTCTTTGGTCGATGTCATTGAAGAGCTGCATATCAGCCTGCACAAGGCCATCCAGGAGGAACGATACGAAGAAGCGGCGCGCATCCGAGATGAAATCGCCAAACTCCGCGAAGAGTTCCGCCACAATGCCGACGTGTAGTTCCGGTCGTCGCCTTTTCCGCTGAACCTCAATCCTACGGCCCGACCCGCATGACGCGCCCGCGAACCTTTTCCCCATGGCTCTATATTCCAACGCTCTACTTCATCGAGGGCCTGCCTTACATCATCGTCAATACCGTGTCGATCTATTATTTCAAGCGGCTGGGGCTTTCGAACCAATTCATCGGCCTGACCTCGCTGCTGATGCTGCCCTGGGTGCTCAAGCTTTTCTGGGCACCGCTTCTCGATGCCGCCGGCACCAAGAGAGGCTGGGTCGTGCTCATGCAGGCGGTCTTGGGATTTTGCCTCCTTTCGGCGGCGCTGATGACGCGCATGAGTCTCATCCTGCCGTTCGTGTTGATCAGCCTGTTTGCAGCCGCGTTCTTTTCGGCTACGCACGACGCCGCCGCCGACGGCTACTATCTCCTCGCTTTGCAGGCCAAGCAGCAGGCTCTGTTTGCCGGCATCCGTTCCACAGCTTATCGGATTGCCATGATCGCCGGCGGCGCTTTGGCCGCTTTGGCGGGAATTCTCGAACGAAAAATGGGCGATCCCCTGCAAAGCTGGGCGACCACCTTTACCTTTACTGCAGCCGTCTTTTTTATTGCTGCGATTTTTCATCATTGGGCTTTGCCGCGCGTAGAACTCGGTCAGGGTCAGTCCCAACCCAAGATCAAATTATACGGTGATGCGTTCCGCACCTATTTTCGCCAACCCAAGATTGTCGCAGTGATTGCCTTTATTCTACTCTATCGCTTGGGCGAGGCGCTGCTCACGCGCATGGCCGCCCCCTTTCTGCTCGATGCGCGCGAGGCGGGAGGTTTGGGATTATCCACGGCGACGGCCTCCCTGCTGCGCGACGTGTTGGGACAAGGGGGACTGATCATCGGCGGCATCGCCGGCGGCTGGTTGGTCGCCAAATTCGGCCTGCGCCGCTGCATTCTGCCGATGGCCCTGGCGCTCAATCTGCCCGACCTCGGTTATTGGTATCTCGCAAAGGTTCAACCCGGACTGCCGATCACGGCCGTCATCGTCATCCTCGAGCAGTTCGGCTACGGCATCGGCTTTACGGCGTTTATGATCTTTTTGATGACCGTCGCCTTTGACCCCTATAAAACTTCACACTATGCCGTCTCTACGGGACTGATGGCCTTGGGCATGATGCTCCCCGGAACGATCAGCGGTTACCTGCAGAACGCTCTCGGCTATGAACGCTTTTTCCTTCTCGCGACTCTGCTGACTGTTCCAGGCATGATTCTGCTGCGCTTTATCCCTTTGCCGAAGGGAGAATCTTTATGAAGCCGACGAACAAATTTATTTTTTGCTCGTTCATTGCCTTAGCTGTCTCGGCGGTTGTTAATTCGATCTGCTTCGGTCAAATGTACGGTGAGGTGAACGCCGAGCCCAAGGTTCAGCCGGGGATCGAAGTGCTGCTGAACGAGCGGGCGCACGAGTTGGTCGGAAAACGTATCGGTTTGATCACCAATCCGACCGGCGTCGATCATCGGCTGCGTTCGACGATCGATCTGCTCTTTAACCAGCCGCAGCTGCAACTGACGGCGCTCTTCGGTCCGGAACACGGTGTGCGCGGCAACCGCCCGGCCGGCGCCTCGGTCGAAAGCTATGTCGACGAAAAGACCGGTCTGCCGGTTTTCAGCCTCTACGGCAAGACCAAAAAACCGACGGCGGAGATGCTCCGTCATGTCGATGTGCTGCTCTTTGACATCCAGGACGTCGGCGTGCGTCCCTATACCTACATTTACACGATGGCCTATGCCATGCAGGCGGCTGCCGAGGCGGGCATACCGTTTATTGTGCTCGACCGGCCGAATCCGCTCGGCGGCCTGCGCGTCGAAGGGCCGGTCCTGCAGCCCGAATTCTCTTCGTTCATCGGCCTCTATCCCATTGCCTACGTGCACGGCATGACCGTCGGCGAGCTGGCGCGATTCTTTAATCAGGAATTCAATATTCATGCGGATCTGCGCGTCATACCCATGAAGGGATGGCGCCGGGACATGACGTTTGCCGATACCGGGCTGCCGTGGGTGCCGACCTCGCCGCACGTGCCGCATTGGTTTACGCCCTTGTTTCAGGCAACCGTCGGCGCCATCGGCGAGCTGAGTTCCGTCAACATCGGCATCGGCTATACGGCGCCCTTTCAGCTGGTCGGCGCCGGCTGGATCGACGGCGATCGACTGTGCCGCGTTCTCAACGAACTCAACCTCCCCGGCGTGCTGTTCCGACCGTTGATTTATACGCCGTTTTACGGCGGCCGTGCCGGCAAGGACCTGCAGGGCGTGCAGATCCATATTACCGATATGAAGAAATTTCGGCCTGTACGTACGCAGATCGCCCTGCTTTATGCGCTGTATCATTTGAATGCGCAGGACTCGCTTTTTGTCGGCGATCTGCGCATGTTCCGCTTTGCCATGGGCACGGACAAGGTGGACCGAGCCATCGTCCAAGGCAGCGATCTGCAGTCGATACTCTCCCTTGCGAACGAAGGATTGGCAGATTTCATCGCCAAGCGCAGCCGCTATTTGATCTATTGAAACCCACGGCACAAAGGCCGCGTCTGAGCTTGGCGTCGGGAAAGATCCCATGCGGCAGTACGTCATCTTGTTGCTGATTCCCGCGGTCTTTATTATCACCCCTGTCTCGGCCGCGCAACGATCTTCTTTGATGCTTCACTTCGGCGCCGGGCTCGCCGACGCCGCAAGGCCTTCCTATATCGACCGCTTTTGGCGCGACGGCGTCGTCTTTCACTTTGCCTTCGGCGTCGAGCCGACACCGCCTTGGGCCTTTTCGTTTTCCCTGACTCACTATACATTCGATTATGCCGCCGGCGTCGAGCCGCAGGGCGACAAGGCGGGCGTCAATGTTTTTAC belongs to candidate division KSB1 bacterium and includes:
- a CDS encoding DUF393 domain-containing protein, which gives rise to MSPAVLIYDGECGLCREAKAWIEKHDPEHKIELLPCQSPERSRRFPFIAEKACLEAVCLVDGDNRVFFGIEAMEQIVRLLIDRRAAAILALPVVRFFSRRVYSWIARHRLKLSCLITESPK
- a CDS encoding DUF1343 domain-containing protein — protein: MKPTNKFIFCSFIALAVSAVVNSICFGQMYGEVNAEPKVQPGIEVLLNERAHELVGKRIGLITNPTGVDHRLRSTIDLLFNQPQLQLTALFGPEHGVRGNRPAGASVESYVDEKTGLPVFSLYGKTKKPTAEMLRHVDVLLFDIQDVGVRPYTYIYTMAYAMQAAAEAGIPFIVLDRPNPLGGLRVEGPVLQPEFSSFIGLYPIAYVHGMTVGELARFFNQEFNIHADLRVIPMKGWRRDMTFADTGLPWVPTSPHVPHWFTPLFQATVGAIGELSSVNIGIGYTAPFQLVGAGWIDGDRLCRVLNELNLPGVLFRPLIYTPFYGGRAGKDLQGVQIHITDMKKFRPVRTQIALLYALYHLNAQDSLFVGDLRMFRFAMGTDKVDRAIVQGSDLQSILSLANEGLADFIAKRSRYLIY
- a CDS encoding MFS transporter, whose product is MTRPRTFSPWLYIPTLYFIEGLPYIIVNTVSIYYFKRLGLSNQFIGLTSLLMLPWVLKLFWAPLLDAAGTKRGWVVLMQAVLGFCLLSAALMTRMSLILPFVLISLFAAAFFSATHDAAADGYYLLALQAKQQALFAGIRSTAYRIAMIAGGALAALAGILERKMGDPLQSWATTFTFTAAVFFIAAIFHHWALPRVELGQGQSQPKIKLYGDAFRTYFRQPKIVAVIAFILLYRLGEALLTRMAAPFLLDAREAGGLGLSTATASLLRDVLGQGGLIIGGIAGGWLVAKFGLRRCILPMALALNLPDLGYWYLAKVQPGLPITAVIVILEQFGYGIGFTAFMIFLMTVAFDPYKTSHYAVSTGLMALGMMLPGTISGYLQNALGYERFFLLATLLTVPGMILLRFIPLPKGESL
- a CDS encoding bifunctional nuclease family protein produces the protein MLIRVSVIRVSLDTSSSGRFIVILKEDDRNRWLPIVVGQPEAQAIAMQLENIEPPRPLTHDLVCNLLSLLDCRVERVIINDLRDNTFYAVMKLDVDGEKKELDLRPSDAIAVALRVRAPIYVESELMDLAGISESDLETREEVRESRHENPLSLVDVIEELHISLHKAIQEERYEEAARIRDEIAKLREEFRHNADV
- the asd gene encoding aspartate-semialdehyde dehydrogenase: MEKIKCAVLGATGVVGQHFLRLLVDHPYFELTAICASEMRTGLPLRSAKEQVEGGIPAAFADMVFDPLDVDALLAKGVKVAFSALPAETADEFEKKAAEKGICIFSNAGSHRMDPDVPILIPEINYQHLPLVRQQKSKGFIVTNANCTTTGLTMALLPIIPFGIRKLVVASYQAISGAGYPGLPALDILANVIPYIKNEEPKVRRECGKICGRYTGTVIEPAPWQVYAHCIRVQTVTGHLISVHAELERSVTYDQVKQAILSYAPPAEVKGLPTAPEKPLIYREEEDRPQPRWDVMAGTPKRAAGMAVSIGRLEVEQNVVRFVTLSNNLVRGAAGGSVLNAELAYRQEYLS